The following proteins are encoded in a genomic region of Desulfobulbaceae bacterium:
- a CDS encoding restriction endonuclease subunit S — protein sequence MKMKIKKMATVQMGYSFRSRLEASEDGGVAVIQMKDLLDDNTVGCDDLVRINMEAMKEHHLAQRGDLVFRSRGHVTTAAVLLEDPGKAVVAAPLLRIRVTKPDKILPEYLNWYISQRDAQIFLTSRAKGTVQKMISKQAIEDLEVALPSLEKQKNIVELATLIAREQTLLHTLADKREQYISTLLMQFAKGTTNGHE from the coding sequence ATGAAGATGAAAATAAAAAAAATGGCAACCGTGCAGATGGGATATTCGTTCAGGTCTCGTCTCGAAGCCTCTGAAGATGGCGGAGTTGCAGTTATTCAGATGAAGGATCTTCTGGATGACAACACGGTCGGCTGTGATGATTTGGTCAGAATCAATATGGAGGCCATGAAAGAGCACCACCTCGCGCAAAGAGGCGATCTGGTATTCAGGTCTCGCGGTCATGTGACCACAGCAGCGGTTCTTCTTGAAGATCCGGGCAAGGCAGTTGTCGCCGCTCCTTTATTAAGGATAAGGGTGACCAAGCCGGACAAGATTTTGCCCGAGTATCTGAACTGGTACATCAGCCAGCGGGATGCGCAGATTTTTTTGACCAGCCGGGCCAAGGGGACGGTTCAGAAAATGATCAGCAAGCAGGCAATTGAAGATCTGGAGGTGGCGCTGCCAAGCCTGGAAAAGCAGAAAAACATCGTAGAGCTGGCCACGCTTATCGCGAGAGAACAAACCCTGCTTCATACGCTGGCCGACAAGCGGGAACAATACATTTCAACACTGCTAATGCAGTTTGCAAAAGGAACCACGAATGGACACGAATAA
- the smpB gene encoding SsrA-binding protein SmpB, whose product MTKHPKKTPTPGKVIGSNRKATHDFFIEETIEAGISLLGPEVKSLREGKTNLGDGYAKIVKDEVFLYNVHITPYAFTTNSAPDPMRPRKLLLRRSEIKKLIGKVKEKGVALIPLRIYFKANGKAKVALGLARGKKLYDKRDSIKQRENDRELNRLNKGNRFSK is encoded by the coding sequence ATGACCAAACATCCCAAGAAAACACCAACACCCGGCAAAGTTATTGGTTCCAACAGAAAGGCAACCCATGACTTTTTCATTGAAGAAACCATCGAGGCAGGCATTTCCCTTCTTGGCCCGGAAGTCAAATCCCTGCGTGAGGGCAAGACCAATCTCGGTGATGGCTACGCCAAAATCGTCAAAGACGAGGTCTTCCTCTATAATGTGCACATCACACCTTACGCCTTCACTACCAACTCAGCTCCTGACCCGATGAGGCCACGCAAACTCTTACTTCGCAGAAGCGAGATCAAGAAATTAATCGGCAAGGTCAAGGAAAAGGGGGTTGCCTTAATCCCTTTAAGGATATACTTTAAGGCTAACGGCAAGGCCAAGGTGGCGTTAGGTCTGGCCCGCGGTAAAAAACTCTACGACAAACGCGATTCCATCAAACAGCGGGAAAACGATCGGGAGTTGAACCGACTCAACAAAGGCAACAGATTCAGTAAGTAA